A genomic segment from Prunus dulcis unplaced genomic scaffold, ALMONDv2, whole genome shotgun sequence encodes:
- the LOC117612439 gene encoding uncharacterized protein LOC117612439: MDRLYSADDLYTIRQREDEPLREYAARFSHEYSRCPETDDKAAYGAFKSGLRSSHFRYLVHSSNWRTYDELMKHAAVHAKAEYFNSKPSVSARREDTEPNAYPAKTQAYERVDSYSTDHKRKDNRADRRDQLKKGKGRYGRNDNRGPLPNRDHVNEVFTLLNTTYEHNSHNTENCISLRKIVERLIREGRLDQYIARQPPAPVPNPTRQINMISTISGGPTVARMSNRSMQQYVHAAQFPQVFGIEVNRHEEVPKAHWAPITFCKEEEEGILYPHDDPMIIRAEIADYDVGRVLIDTGSSVSVIFAEAFRENQWRPGQPAVDTFAEFLWGPGPTDR, from the exons atggaccgtctttactctgccgatgatctGTACACGATTCGGCAGAGAGAGGACGAACCATTGAGAGAGTATGCGGCGCGCTTCAGTCACGAATACTCAAGGTGTCCGGAAACAGATGATAAGGcagcctacggcgccttcaaaagtggccttcggtcctcgcaTTTTCGATACCTGgtacacagcagcaactggcgcacgtaTGACGAACTGATGAAGCATGCAGCGGTGCACGCCAAGGCCGAGTACTTCAACTCGAAACCCAGTGTTTCGGCACGCCGAGAGGATACAGAGCCAAACGCTTATCCGGCAAAGACGCAGGCCTACGAGAGGGTCGACTCATATTCGACAGACCATAAGCGGAAAGACAACCGTGCCGATCGAAGAGATCAGCTGAAGAAGGGAAAAGGGCGGTATGGTCGCAACGACAACCGAGGACCCCTACCCAATCGGGACCACGTCAACGAGGTCTTCACCCTGCTGAATACCACCTATGAG cacaacagccacaaTACGGAAAATTGTATAAGCCTGAGAAAGATCGTGGAACGGTTGATCCGAGAAGGGAGACTGGACCAGTATATCGCCCGGCAGCCACCGGCACCGGTGCCGAACCCCACtcggcagataaacatgataaGCACTATCAGCGGTGGCCCTACCGTTGCGAGAATGAGTAACCGTTCGATGCAACAGTATGTGCACGCCGCACAGTTTCCTCAAGTATTCGGCATAGAGGTGAATCGGCACGAGGAAGTACCAAAAGCTCACTGGGCACCGATCACTTTTTgtaaagaggaagaagagggaatcctCTATCCCCACGACGACCCGATGATCATCCGAGCTGAAATTGCCGACTACGATGTAGGGCGAGTGCTGATCGATACTGGGAGTTCCGTGAGCGTGATATTTGCCGAAGCCTTCCGAGAGAATCAGTGGCGACCAGGTCAACCGGCAGTTGACACCTTTGCTGAGTTTCTCTGGGGACCTGGTCCAACCGATCGGTAG